The Penicillium digitatum chromosome 6, complete sequence genome contains the following window.
TGTACAAGTCAATCTTGACAATCCCTAGATTTGTATATACTATTGTTCCAATGTCCGACAGCACCATTGGCAGTGGTTTGAGCTGGGAATCACAGGTAAGTCAAAATACACTTTTGGCGGTGGCGGGTGAAATAGTATCCTTGAGGGTGGAATGCATGCTCCGCATCTCTTCGTGCATTGTAATCTGCATGGCGCGGGATTCCATCGTATGCTGCCAGTTGCATCTGCCCAGCGTTAGTAATCAAATCTTAGAAGGTACATGCATGGCCCAGATGCCATACCCACACCAGCAATGATCCTTACAGAGGATTTCGAAAATGGCCCAAAAGATTCTGCACCTCTTGCAAACTGTCTCTCTGGAAGTAATGCCGCTCTTCTTCAGCAGAGCGTGCAATTTCTCCGGGAAAGCCTCTGACCAAGCAGGCTTGAACCGGTACACTTTTCCCGCGGTTGTTTGATCGAACCATGCATGCTTATAGCTTTCTTTTCGAGGTTTGCAGCAACATCGGGCCGAGTCTGGTGAAATTCCTGTATCGTGCCACATTAATTTTTCAGTAGCATGCGACGCGCTTTCGCCCTATTCCTCGTATTTTGAATCTCCTCGTCGTAGCCCCATCAAGCCTCGTGTACAGTACGAGACTGTCCCCTGGCATAGCTGTAAGCCGAAAGATCTGGTGTCGACGGCGGTACCCGCAAGCTctgccatttttttttttagcaaTGTGTATCAATTTTACAGGTTCTTATAAAAATCCCGAAGTCACCGGGAAGGGTTCTATGTGGGCAACATGCCATCAGTGCTCCTAGTCTCACGCAGCGAGGCAAGCGTAGCCCCAATTGGGGCTTCACGCTTAGCCGAATTAGATAAGACGTCTGCTTAACTTTTCAGCAATGTCTTTTTGAATCAAAGCCAAGCAATAACCTGTCAAGTGATTTTGGCTGCTCACCTAGTCTTACAATATACCTCATTTGCCAGTGAGGGCAGGGGGTAGTCATGTGGTCCGTTTACTGAATGTGTGCTAGATTTGCACAAGGTCCGTCACTCATTTCATCTTTTCTTGTATCGAGATGGGCGAGGTTCTTAGTGATTTTGAAGGTTAAGAGAGTATGGGAAAGGACGCAAATCATAAGCAGCGTAACAACTTGGGTATATTCTAGATGAATCCATTGCAATCCTTATTCCGCCACAGCTTTAAGGGCATCCGCAGCCACATTGCATCCCCACCGAACCACTTTGAGTTCCTCAGAGGACACAATGTCAGTTTTAGCGACGACCTTTCGCACAAAATAGATAAGGCCCTTGGCGATGTGTGGTGTCTCCTTGACACGCAGGAAGATTTGCATCAAAGGCCCTTCGTTCTTCTCGGGCTCATCGGACGTAGAGctcttggacttcttcttcttcttagaCTTTTGGGATTGTTGAATGATACTGATGATTAAGACTTCGACAAATGTCTTAGTCTTAGGCTGAAGGTAGGCAAAATTGAGATTCTTCAAAATGCTCAGGGTCAAGCTGCCATCCACGATGAGGGTGCTGAACATCTTGGCCAGGTTAACCACAGACTTCATGCTGACACCGTTCTCCTCGTCGTCTGAATCGAAATTGTTGTATTCGTCCTCGTCCGTATCTCCTCGTTCACCCATCTTCTTGAACTCATTCCAGAGTGCAAACATGAAGGACATTTTCATGCGTCGACCCTGCTCACCACAAATCCGACGCGCAATCAGAGAATAGTATGGGTTGTGAgcctgctcctccatggcACAGTGTAGGAGGACACGAGGAATTTCAAACTCCTGCGCCCGCTTGAGGCGAAGTTTCATGAGTCGGACATGTGCATCTTGGAAGTCGTTGGCAGACATGATGGCAACGAAGATCGACCGACGAACGTCAGTGTTCATGCGATGGGCTCGGGCAAGAACTCCAAAGTCAGGCTCATCGTCGCTTTCATCATCTTGGACCTCAGGTTGGGTCATCTGTACACCAGCCATTTCTCTTTGTGCTGTTACAAGAGGATCTTCCTTCCAGCTTGCGCCGACCAACCACCACTTACCCTTCTTGGAGGAGTTGTGGATATCGTCCCGGGAGATGTTAATAGGTTCAGATGCGCGGATTACCCGAGAACTGTTCAAAGAACCCAAAATCTTGCGCATTTTGGTAATGTGTTCTGTGGTGATACCTGCACCAGCTGCGGCTGAAGCTTTCGAACGATTGTTTTTCAAATCCGTGATCAGGTCAATCATAAATTTGGTCCGAACAGAAAGACTGTCCTCGCCAACTTTTGCCACGGCGGGCTGAATGAGCAGTACGATGTCCTTGAGTGCGGACGGATCATCGAGGCGGAGTTGAGGGCCAGAATCTGCGTACATATTAGAGGGCCAGTGATTGTTTCATTCTTGGTAGATCACTTACTCCGAATGACCTTTAGCAAAAGTTCAGTGTTTGCTTCCGTTATCTCCTGTACGTAAAGACGAACGTAGTCAAACATCAAGGAAGAACCGATAACGTGGAAGTTGTAAAGTTGCGAGAGAAGAGAGACCAGGTTGGTAGCTTCTTTTCCTTGGAACTTTCCACGCTCGTCGCCATCAGCATCCAATGTTTCTACAACTGTTTGGATAATCTCCGCGCCGACATCCATTCCCATGAGTTTATACAATGCCGCAATGAAACCTGCATGCAAAATGAGGAAGGTGTCCTGAAGGGCAGCCCTCTCACAAATCAGGCCCATTAGTAGGCTGATCAAAGTAGATGTGACGTGCTGGCGTGGGTAATCGCGGTAAAGCTTCTCAAATTCGGCAACAATCGAGAGCATATTGGCCTCGGACAGCTTGTTGAGATGTCCCTGGGCCTGGCGCTTGAGACGAGTAAGAGATTCGCTTTCTGGGTCAGACCGACCCCGTAATGAAGGTGGAATATACTTCTGGGCGGTGGCTTCAGGACTCGTGACCGGGGCGACATAGGggttttccttcttttttggcTCTCTGCGCTCTTCTTCGTCGAAACCGTCGAAATCACTGCCTTCGGCGGCCTCGTCAGAATCATCGCTCCCAAATAATTCCTCGTCAAGATCGAAATCCTCGGCGCTATCCATTTCACTGTCATCATCTTCGAGTTGTTGGGCTTGTTGGGCTTGCAAGCTCTTGGCCTTGAGTCTCTTGTTTCGTAGCCAATCATCAGCTTCTCGCTTACGCTTTTTGCTCTCATCCTCTGAGTCATCGCCTCCACCGCCACCCAGGTCTCCCAACAGATCCTCTAGCCCATCCTCCTCAAAGGCCTTTGATAGTTTACCTCCTTTCTTGAGGCCAAGCTTTTTCTCCAATGCAGCAATCTCAGCATCGTCTTGCGCTAATTTAGCTTTGACCGATCCTGGGATGTGGGCTTTGGTTTCCTCGGGTGCATCCTCGGGTTCATCCTCGTAGGCGTCGTCATCCGACTCatcgtcctcatcttcatcctcatcctcattTAGGTCGATTTCTGAGCCGAAGCCGGACTCAGATTCGGACTCAGAGTCATGTTGAACTACCGCTTTCTTTAGGATAGATTTGGGCTTCTTCGCGACCTCTTTCATGGATTTAGACTTGGTCTGCGGTACACTGGGTCCCTCGTCAAGATCCATGCCGTCTTCCTCATCGCTGTCATCTTGAGCCTGCTGCTGAGGCTTTTGCTGAGTTCGCTGCTGAGGACGCTCAAAGGTTTTCTTGTGCAGCGGGGCTGCGTGTCGGGATTTTTTCTGCGTACGCTCATTTTGGCGGCGTTCTTTGCGCGAGGCAGGTCCGTTCAGGCGGCGCTTCTTGTCGCCGTAAACATCGCGAATTCCGAGCTCGGATCGTAAATCACGAGGCAAAGCTGTTGTATTATGCCGAGGGCGGGGCATTCTTGTTCCGCTGAGATTTTAATTTTGTCTGCTCTCAAAGACTTCAAATGTAGGTCCTTAACATCAGATACCCCGGGCGGTCGGCAACTTTTTCACTTTTCTGCTGCCCCAAAACAAAGGCGGAGAGGCACCCACAGCGGAGTTTCTCCCCCACTGTGAGCAGTTCCCAGCTGTCAATTGCATATCGATAATCTGCTCCAGCTTTTAAATCCCTTAATTATCGCACGCCTTTAAGAACGATCTTCAAATATGGCCCCACATCTGGGACACGATGAGGTAACTATTGACATCGGTGTTATCTGACCGCTACACCTCCGCGCATACGACCACAACCACCAGTTCTAAACTATATCACTAACACCGGCCATCTCTAGTTCTTCGAATCTCTCGCCAAACTGCTCTCCAAAACCTCCCAAAAGACTCAAGGCTCGGTAAATCTTACTCAAAAACCTCTCATCGATGTACCGGGTGCCATTTCCACAAACTCCCAACCATCTATCCTCATCCGAGCCACTGATGGAAACACCAACACGCCAAACCTCAAGAGCGCAAGCAAGGAAACTCAGGTCTCTAAGAAAAAGTCTCAGAAGGTCAAGCTCTCAACTGTCGTCAGCCCAGATGAAATTGAGGCATTCTACGTTCGCTACGCCGAGGTCTGCAAAGCAGGAATGACCGGGTTGAAGAAGCGAGATCGCCGAGGCCGCAAGGCGAAGACCAAGGGTGGAGCTGCTAAAGTCACAAAAGCATAGATTTGCTATTCAGTCTATTTCCAAGATGGCACTATTGTTTTTGTGGGCTTGGCTCGGAGCTGATACGCGATGAGTTTGATGGCTTCGGTTTTCCATGCATTAGCTGGCGTTCAATGGTGGTTATGGCTTCTTGTCCTCAATTTTTCAATGCGACCTTCCTATCAAGTGTACATATTCC
Protein-coding sequences here:
- a CDS encoding Nuclear protein (Sgd1), putative; the encoded protein is MPRPRHNTTALPRDLRSELGIRDVYGDKKRRLNGPASRKERRQNERTQKKSRHAAPLHKKTFERPQQRTQQKPQQQAQDDSDEEDGMDLDEGPSVPQTKSKSMKEVAKKPKSILKKAVVQHDSESESESGFGSEIDLNEDEDEDEDDESDDDAYEDEPEDAPEETKAHIPGSVKAKLAQDDAEIAALEKKLGLKKGGKLSKAFEEDGLEDLLGDLGGGGGDDSEDESKKRKREADDWLRNKRLKAKSLQAQQAQQLEDDDSEMDSAEDFDLDEELFGSDDSDEAAEGSDFDGFDEEERREPKKKENPYVAPVTSPEATAQKYIPPSLRGRSDPESESLTRLKRQAQGHLNKLSEANMLSIVAEFEKLYRDYPRQHVTSTLISLLMGLICERAALQDTFLILHAGFIAALYKLMGMDVGAEIIQTVVETLDADGDERGKFQGKEATNLVSLLSQLYNFHVIGSSLMFDYVRLYVQEITEANTELLLKVIRNSGPQLRLDDPSALKDIVLLIQPAVAKVGEDSLSVRTKFMIDLITDLKNNRSKASAAAGAGITTEHITKMRKILGSLNSSRVIRASEPINISRDDIHNSSKKGKWWLVGASWKEDPLVTAQREMAGVQMTQPEVQDDESDDEPDFGVLARAHRMNTDVRRSIFVAIMSANDFQDAHVRLMKLRLKRAQEFEIPRVLLHCAMEEQAHNPYYSLIARRICGEQGRRMKMSFMFALWNEFKKMGERGDTDEDEYNNFDSDDEENGVSMKSVVNLAKMFSTLIVDGSLTLSILKNLNFAYLQPKTKTFVEVLIISIIQQSQKSKKKKKSKSSTSDEPEKNEGPLMQIFLRVKETPHIAKGLIYFVRKVVAKTDIVSSEELKVVRWGCNVAADALKAVAE
- a CDS encoding Signal recognition particle 14kD protein, putative; protein product: MAPHLGHDEFFESLAKLLSKTSQKTQGSVNLTQKPLIDVPGAISTNSQPSILIRATDGNTNTPNLKSASKETQVSKKKSQKVKLSTVVSPDEIEAFYVRYAEVCKAGMTGLKKRDRRGRKAKTKGGAAKVTKA